From the genome of Calliopsis andreniformis isolate RMS-2024a unplaced genomic scaffold, iyCalAndr_principal scaffold0022, whole genome shotgun sequence, one region includes:
- the LOC143186788 gene encoding uncharacterized protein LOC143186788 isoform X3 gives MTFGPPFHTDKSHYPSDNPARPSAMAAEEGTLSGGIGAKLKCPTPISRLRVEKIEGGLMVAGVVIAANCQIALPAFGFLFMFVGAVLTAASYRGPGEDEDKDSYAARIAFTGNSRILGPICIVVGCLMLGLGVLLCMLTRRARRRERRVGFHCPLHGDFYPLSPVQGVKMLGVSGKDVSGWSKIPCLKGRTSSKSGNASGGVHVGPPQCPHSVLSSTRSSVSSSPLSPCPTPMPFLVTSGSVSSGMVQSVGANLSPDQTFGSIRSLSVTREVASFPLSRTPTPPPQHRPSALTNPEDLVNVGSPLREASPRPEVRVVAPSHRPPSALAATNAASNLSNGSANRKSVSILLPEHSSG, from the exons ATGACGTTCGGCCCGCCGTTTCACACCGACAAGTCCCACTATCCTAGCGATAACCCTGCTCG GCCCAGCGCCATGGCAGCTGAGGAGGGTACGCTGAGTGGTGGAATCGGCGCGAAATTAAAATGTCCAACCCCCATATCGCGCTTACGAGtagagaagattgagggtggtttGATGGTGGCTGGGGTTGTAATAGCTGCGAACTGCCAGATTGCTCTTCCGGCATTCGGCTTTCTCTTTATGTTTGTCGGCGCTGTGCTCACTG CTGCCTCCTATCGTGGACCTGGCGAAGACGAGGATAAGGATTCGTATGCAGCCAGAATTGCGTTCACGGGAAACTCTCGGATTCTTGGGCCGATTTGCATTGTTGTTGGCTGTCTTATGCTAGGCCTTGGTGTGTTGCTGTGCATGCTTACCAGGAGAGCGAGACGAAGGGAGCGCAGAGTCGGTTTCCATTGTCCTCTTCACGGAGACTTTTACCCTCTGAGTCCTGTTCAAGGTGTAAAAATGCTTG GCGTGTCGGGCAAAGACGTTAGCGGATGGTCGAAAATTCCCTGTCTCAAGGGACGTACCTCGAGCAAAAGTGGAAATGCATCTGGCGGTGTACACGTCGGCCCACCGCAATGCCCCCATTCTGTGTTAAGCAGCACTCGCAGTTCAGTTAGCAGTTCGCCTTTAAGCCCATGTCCAACGCCTATGCCATTCTTGGTTACTTCAGGTTCGGTCAG TAGTGGGATGGTACAAAGTGTCGGTGCTAATTTATCGCCAGACCAAACATTTGGATCAATTCGATCACTGTCGGTAACGAGAGAAGTCGCCAGTTTTCCTCTATCAAGAACGCCTACACCACCACCCCAACACAG ACCATCTGCCCTGACCAACCCAGAAGACCTGGTGAACGTCGGTAGTCCACTTAGGGAGGCTTCTCCGCGACCAGAAGTACGTGTAGTCGCGCCATCGCATCGACCCCCGTCTGCTCTTGCAGCAACGAACGCAGCAAGTAACCTTAGCAACGGATCTGCAAACCGCAAAT
- the LOC143186788 gene encoding uncharacterized protein LOC143186788 isoform X5 has translation MYTLVTDLATGDRSHAAAQPPREEADNNDSDESSSSNQLGYADNKPSAMAAEEGTLSGGIGAKLKCPTPISRLRVEKIEGGLMVAGVVIAANCQIALPAFGFLFMFVGAVLTAASYRGPGEDEDKDSYAARIAFTGNSRILGPICIVVGCLMLGLGVLLCMLTRRARRRERRVGFHCPLHGDFYPLSPVQGVKMLGVSGKDVSGWSKIPCLKGRTSSKSGNASGGVHVGPPQCPHSVLSSTRSSVSSSPLSPCPTPMPFLVTSGSVSSGMVQSVGANLSPDQTFGSIRSLSVTREVASFPLSRTPTPPPQHRRPGERR, from the exons ATGTACACTCTCGTTACTGACCTGGCGACCGGCGACAGGAGCCATGCCGCAGCGCAACCCCCGAGAGAAGAGGCTGATAATAATGACAGTGACGAATCGTCATCGTCTAATCAGCTAGGGTACGCCGACAACAA GCCCAGCGCCATGGCAGCTGAGGAGGGTACGCTGAGTGGTGGAATCGGCGCGAAATTAAAATGTCCAACCCCCATATCGCGCTTACGAGtagagaagattgagggtggtttGATGGTGGCTGGGGTTGTAATAGCTGCGAACTGCCAGATTGCTCTTCCGGCATTCGGCTTTCTCTTTATGTTTGTCGGCGCTGTGCTCACTG CTGCCTCCTATCGTGGACCTGGCGAAGACGAGGATAAGGATTCGTATGCAGCCAGAATTGCGTTCACGGGAAACTCTCGGATTCTTGGGCCGATTTGCATTGTTGTTGGCTGTCTTATGCTAGGCCTTGGTGTGTTGCTGTGCATGCTTACCAGGAGAGCGAGACGAAGGGAGCGCAGAGTCGGTTTCCATTGTCCTCTTCACGGAGACTTTTACCCTCTGAGTCCTGTTCAAGGTGTAAAAATGCTTG GCGTGTCGGGCAAAGACGTTAGCGGATGGTCGAAAATTCCCTGTCTCAAGGGACGTACCTCGAGCAAAAGTGGAAATGCATCTGGCGGTGTACACGTCGGCCCACCGCAATGCCCCCATTCTGTGTTAAGCAGCACTCGCAGTTCAGTTAGCAGTTCGCCTTTAAGCCCATGTCCAACGCCTATGCCATTCTTGGTTACTTCAGGTTCGGTCAG TAGTGGGATGGTACAAAGTGTCGGTGCTAATTTATCGCCAGACCAAACATTTGGATCAATTCGATCACTGTCGGTAACGAGAGAAGTCGCCAGTTTTCCTCTATCAAGAACGCCTACACCACCACCCCAACACAG AAGACCTGGTGAACGTCGGTAG
- the LOC143186788 gene encoding uncharacterized protein LOC143186788 isoform X2 — MYTLVTDLATGDRSHAAAQPPREEADNNDSDESSSSNQLGYADNKPSAMAAEEGTLSGGIGAKLKCPTPISRLRVEKIEGGLMVAGVVIAANCQIALPAFGFLFMFVGAVLTAASYRGPGEDEDKDSYAARIAFTGNSRILGPICIVVGCLMLGLGVLLCMLTRRARRRERRVGFHCPLHGDFYPLSPVQGVKMLGVSGKDVSGWSKIPCLKGRTSSKSGNASGGVHVGPPQCPHSVLSSTRSSVSSSPLSPCPTPMPFLVTSGSVSGMVQSVGANLSPDQTFGSIRSLSVTREVASFPLSRTPTPPPQHRPSALTNPEDLVNVGSPLREASPRPEVRVVAPSHRPPSALAATNAASNLSNGSANRKSVSILLPEHSSG; from the exons ATGTACACTCTCGTTACTGACCTGGCGACCGGCGACAGGAGCCATGCCGCAGCGCAACCCCCGAGAGAAGAGGCTGATAATAATGACAGTGACGAATCGTCATCGTCTAATCAGCTAGGGTACGCCGACAACAA GCCCAGCGCCATGGCAGCTGAGGAGGGTACGCTGAGTGGTGGAATCGGCGCGAAATTAAAATGTCCAACCCCCATATCGCGCTTACGAGtagagaagattgagggtggtttGATGGTGGCTGGGGTTGTAATAGCTGCGAACTGCCAGATTGCTCTTCCGGCATTCGGCTTTCTCTTTATGTTTGTCGGCGCTGTGCTCACTG CTGCCTCCTATCGTGGACCTGGCGAAGACGAGGATAAGGATTCGTATGCAGCCAGAATTGCGTTCACGGGAAACTCTCGGATTCTTGGGCCGATTTGCATTGTTGTTGGCTGTCTTATGCTAGGCCTTGGTGTGTTGCTGTGCATGCTTACCAGGAGAGCGAGACGAAGGGAGCGCAGAGTCGGTTTCCATTGTCCTCTTCACGGAGACTTTTACCCTCTGAGTCCTGTTCAAGGTGTAAAAATGCTTG GCGTGTCGGGCAAAGACGTTAGCGGATGGTCGAAAATTCCCTGTCTCAAGGGACGTACCTCGAGCAAAAGTGGAAATGCATCTGGCGGTGTACACGTCGGCCCACCGCAATGCCCCCATTCTGTGTTAAGCAGCACTCGCAGTTCAGTTAGCAGTTCGCCTTTAAGCCCATGTCCAACGCCTATGCCATTCTTGGTTACTTCAGGTTCGGTCAG TGGGATGGTACAAAGTGTCGGTGCTAATTTATCGCCAGACCAAACATTTGGATCAATTCGATCACTGTCGGTAACGAGAGAAGTCGCCAGTTTTCCTCTATCAAGAACGCCTACACCACCACCCCAACACAG ACCATCTGCCCTGACCAACCCAGAAGACCTGGTGAACGTCGGTAGTCCACTTAGGGAGGCTTCTCCGCGACCAGAAGTACGTGTAGTCGCGCCATCGCATCGACCCCCGTCTGCTCTTGCAGCAACGAACGCAGCAAGTAACCTTAGCAACGGATCTGCAAACCGCAAAT
- the LOC143186788 gene encoding uncharacterized protein LOC143186788 isoform X4 produces MAAEEGTLSGGIGAKLKCPTPISRLRVEKIEGGLMVAGVVIAANCQIALPAFGFLFMFVGAVLTAASYRGPGEDEDKDSYAARIAFTGNSRILGPICIVVGCLMLGLGVLLCMLTRRARRRERRVGFHCPLHGDFYPLSPVQGVKMLGVSGKDVSGWSKIPCLKGRTSSKSGNASGGVHVGPPQCPHSVLSSTRSSVSSSPLSPCPTPMPFLVTSGSVSSGMVQSVGANLSPDQTFGSIRSLSVTREVASFPLSRTPTPPPQHRPSALTNPEDLVNVGSPLREASPRPEVRVVAPSHRPPSALAATNAASNLSNGSANRKSVSILLPEHSSG; encoded by the exons ATGGCAGCTGAGGAGGGTACGCTGAGTGGTGGAATCGGCGCGAAATTAAAATGTCCAACCCCCATATCGCGCTTACGAGtagagaagattgagggtggtttGATGGTGGCTGGGGTTGTAATAGCTGCGAACTGCCAGATTGCTCTTCCGGCATTCGGCTTTCTCTTTATGTTTGTCGGCGCTGTGCTCACTG CTGCCTCCTATCGTGGACCTGGCGAAGACGAGGATAAGGATTCGTATGCAGCCAGAATTGCGTTCACGGGAAACTCTCGGATTCTTGGGCCGATTTGCATTGTTGTTGGCTGTCTTATGCTAGGCCTTGGTGTGTTGCTGTGCATGCTTACCAGGAGAGCGAGACGAAGGGAGCGCAGAGTCGGTTTCCATTGTCCTCTTCACGGAGACTTTTACCCTCTGAGTCCTGTTCAAGGTGTAAAAATGCTTG GCGTGTCGGGCAAAGACGTTAGCGGATGGTCGAAAATTCCCTGTCTCAAGGGACGTACCTCGAGCAAAAGTGGAAATGCATCTGGCGGTGTACACGTCGGCCCACCGCAATGCCCCCATTCTGTGTTAAGCAGCACTCGCAGTTCAGTTAGCAGTTCGCCTTTAAGCCCATGTCCAACGCCTATGCCATTCTTGGTTACTTCAGGTTCGGTCAG TAGTGGGATGGTACAAAGTGTCGGTGCTAATTTATCGCCAGACCAAACATTTGGATCAATTCGATCACTGTCGGTAACGAGAGAAGTCGCCAGTTTTCCTCTATCAAGAACGCCTACACCACCACCCCAACACAG ACCATCTGCCCTGACCAACCCAGAAGACCTGGTGAACGTCGGTAGTCCACTTAGGGAGGCTTCTCCGCGACCAGAAGTACGTGTAGTCGCGCCATCGCATCGACCCCCGTCTGCTCTTGCAGCAACGAACGCAGCAAGTAACCTTAGCAACGGATCTGCAAACCGCAAAT
- the LOC143186788 gene encoding uncharacterized protein LOC143186788 isoform X1, which produces MYTLVTDLATGDRSHAAAQPPREEADNNDSDESSSSNQLGYADNKPSAMAAEEGTLSGGIGAKLKCPTPISRLRVEKIEGGLMVAGVVIAANCQIALPAFGFLFMFVGAVLTAASYRGPGEDEDKDSYAARIAFTGNSRILGPICIVVGCLMLGLGVLLCMLTRRARRRERRVGFHCPLHGDFYPLSPVQGVKMLGVSGKDVSGWSKIPCLKGRTSSKSGNASGGVHVGPPQCPHSVLSSTRSSVSSSPLSPCPTPMPFLVTSGSVSSGMVQSVGANLSPDQTFGSIRSLSVTREVASFPLSRTPTPPPQHRPSALTNPEDLVNVGSPLREASPRPEVRVVAPSHRPPSALAATNAASNLSNGSANRKSVSILLPEHSSG; this is translated from the exons ATGTACACTCTCGTTACTGACCTGGCGACCGGCGACAGGAGCCATGCCGCAGCGCAACCCCCGAGAGAAGAGGCTGATAATAATGACAGTGACGAATCGTCATCGTCTAATCAGCTAGGGTACGCCGACAACAA GCCCAGCGCCATGGCAGCTGAGGAGGGTACGCTGAGTGGTGGAATCGGCGCGAAATTAAAATGTCCAACCCCCATATCGCGCTTACGAGtagagaagattgagggtggtttGATGGTGGCTGGGGTTGTAATAGCTGCGAACTGCCAGATTGCTCTTCCGGCATTCGGCTTTCTCTTTATGTTTGTCGGCGCTGTGCTCACTG CTGCCTCCTATCGTGGACCTGGCGAAGACGAGGATAAGGATTCGTATGCAGCCAGAATTGCGTTCACGGGAAACTCTCGGATTCTTGGGCCGATTTGCATTGTTGTTGGCTGTCTTATGCTAGGCCTTGGTGTGTTGCTGTGCATGCTTACCAGGAGAGCGAGACGAAGGGAGCGCAGAGTCGGTTTCCATTGTCCTCTTCACGGAGACTTTTACCCTCTGAGTCCTGTTCAAGGTGTAAAAATGCTTG GCGTGTCGGGCAAAGACGTTAGCGGATGGTCGAAAATTCCCTGTCTCAAGGGACGTACCTCGAGCAAAAGTGGAAATGCATCTGGCGGTGTACACGTCGGCCCACCGCAATGCCCCCATTCTGTGTTAAGCAGCACTCGCAGTTCAGTTAGCAGTTCGCCTTTAAGCCCATGTCCAACGCCTATGCCATTCTTGGTTACTTCAGGTTCGGTCAG TAGTGGGATGGTACAAAGTGTCGGTGCTAATTTATCGCCAGACCAAACATTTGGATCAATTCGATCACTGTCGGTAACGAGAGAAGTCGCCAGTTTTCCTCTATCAAGAACGCCTACACCACCACCCCAACACAG ACCATCTGCCCTGACCAACCCAGAAGACCTGGTGAACGTCGGTAGTCCACTTAGGGAGGCTTCTCCGCGACCAGAAGTACGTGTAGTCGCGCCATCGCATCGACCCCCGTCTGCTCTTGCAGCAACGAACGCAGCAAGTAACCTTAGCAACGGATCTGCAAACCGCAAAT